From a region of the Nonlabens dokdonensis DSW-6 genome:
- a CDS encoding D-alanine--D-alanine ligase, with product MKNIAVLMGGYSHEWEISLKSGAVIAQHLNKDLYKVYPIHILKEGWYYLNEKSQRFEINKNDFSLKIENEHILFDCCYNTIHGTPGEDGKLQAYLELLNIPQTSCDSYQSAITFNKRDCIAVLKPWNITTGNHLYINKGDTIDAELIARNIGLPLFVKANRSGSSFGVSKVYRVKEMEAALEVAFAVDEEIIIESFLDGVEVSVGAYQIDDKIHVLLPTEIVSENDFFDYEAKYEGKSQEITPARIKEENKIVVQEITRRIYQVLKLKGLARADFIFHKGTPHFIEINTNPGMSKESIIPQQIKASHLKLTEVLTDIIENTIKQHTS from the coding sequence ATGAAAAACATCGCAGTATTAATGGGTGGCTATTCTCACGAGTGGGAAATATCCCTTAAAAGTGGAGCCGTGATCGCTCAGCATCTTAACAAGGACCTTTATAAGGTCTACCCTATTCACATATTGAAAGAAGGATGGTACTACTTAAATGAAAAGTCACAACGATTTGAGATCAATAAAAATGATTTTAGTTTAAAGATAGAAAACGAGCATATTTTATTTGACTGTTGTTACAATACCATTCATGGAACACCAGGAGAAGATGGAAAGCTACAGGCTTATCTTGAATTATTAAATATCCCTCAAACTTCATGTGATTCCTATCAAAGTGCGATTACTTTTAATAAAAGAGACTGTATCGCAGTTTTAAAGCCTTGGAACATAACTACTGGAAACCATTTGTACATTAATAAAGGTGACACTATCGATGCTGAATTAATTGCCCGTAACATAGGGCTACCTTTATTTGTAAAAGCTAATAGAAGTGGTAGCAGTTTTGGCGTTTCTAAAGTGTATCGAGTTAAAGAAATGGAAGCTGCTCTAGAAGTGGCCTTTGCGGTAGATGAAGAAATAATTATAGAATCCTTCTTAGACGGCGTAGAAGTATCAGTTGGAGCCTATCAAATAGACGATAAGATTCATGTACTTTTACCTACTGAAATAGTGAGTGAAAATGATTTCTTTGATTATGAAGCAAAGTATGAAGGTAAGTCTCAAGAAATAACTCCAGCGCGTATTAAAGAAGAAAATAAAATAGTCGTTCAAGAAATTACAAGACGTATTTATCAGGTATTAAAACTGAAAGGCCTCGCAAGAGCTGACTTTATTTTTCATAAAGGAACACCTCATTTCATTGAAATAAATACAAACCCTGGAATGAGCAAAGAAAGTATTATACCGCAACAAATAAAGGCATCCCACTTAAAGCTCACAGAAGTGCTTACAGATATCATTGAAAATACTATTAAACAACACACATCATGA
- a CDS encoding PASTA domain-containing protein — translation MNFFRFIFTKTFWIQVVIAALVTVVLCFAYLFWLDWYTNHDQKIEVPDLEKLTLTEVREQLKDLDLRSKIIDSTSYNPAFKPRTVIEQDPLAGKFVKENRQIYIKVNASGYEKVLVPNLIYKTKRLAIPTLEALGFKIGEITYKPNIAENTVLEMRYKNKKLEPGTQLRKTSTIDLVLADGKNPSARIDVSDNE, via the coding sequence ATGAATTTCTTCAGATTCATTTTTACCAAAACATTTTGGATTCAGGTAGTAATTGCTGCTTTAGTTACCGTTGTGCTTTGTTTTGCTTATCTGTTCTGGTTAGACTGGTACACAAACCACGACCAAAAGATAGAAGTTCCTGACTTAGAAAAACTGACTTTAACAGAGGTTAGAGAACAGTTAAAAGATTTAGATTTACGCAGTAAAATTATAGATAGTACGAGTTATAATCCAGCGTTTAAACCTCGAACAGTAATTGAACAAGATCCACTTGCTGGAAAATTTGTTAAAGAAAACCGTCAGATTTACATTAAAGTAAATGCCTCCGGATACGAGAAAGTACTCGTGCCTAATCTTATTTATAAGACTAAAAGACTAGCCATTCCTACATTAGAAGCATTAGGGTTTAAAATAGGTGAGATTACCTATAAACCTAACATTGCTGAAAACACCGTTCTAGAAATGCGTTATAAAAACAAAAAATTAGAGCCAGGAACTCAGTTACGCAAAACCTCTACCATAGACCTTGTTCTTGCAGACGGTAAAAATCCATCTGCTCGTATAGATGTAAGTGATAATGAATAA
- the pyrE gene encoding orotate phosphoribosyltransferase: MVRDKDIAIKTAELLLQIKAIKLQPQEPFTWASGWKSPIYCDNRVTLSYPAIRNFLREHLAARIEALYGKPDVIAGVATGAIGIGMLVADYMNLPFIYVRPEAKKHGRQNQIEGHLESGNKVVVVEDLISTGKSSLNAVDALKNAGADVKGMIALFSYGFDFAVENFKKYDLELTTLSDYDHLIEQATQAGHFNESEIELLKSWRKDPSNWNS; encoded by the coding sequence ATGGTAAGAGATAAGGATATAGCAATAAAAACTGCTGAGTTATTATTGCAAATTAAAGCAATTAAACTGCAACCACAAGAACCTTTTACGTGGGCAAGTGGATGGAAATCGCCTATTTACTGCGATAATAGAGTAACACTCTCATATCCAGCGATAAGAAATTTCTTAAGAGAACACCTTGCAGCTCGTATAGAAGCTCTTTATGGTAAACCAGATGTTATTGCCGGTGTGGCGACTGGAGCGATAGGTATAGGAATGCTAGTGGCAGACTATATGAACTTACCTTTTATTTATGTACGACCAGAAGCAAAAAAGCACGGGCGCCAAAACCAAATAGAAGGTCACCTAGAAAGCGGCAACAAAGTAGTTGTCGTAGAAGATTTAATAAGCACTGGTAAAAGTAGTCTTAATGCAGTAGATGCTTTAAAAAATGCTGGAGCAGATGTAAAAGGAATGATCGCACTTTTTTCTTATGGCTTTGATTTTGCAGTAGAAAATTTTAAAAAATACGACTTAGAGCTTACTACTTTAAGTGATTATGATCACCTCATTGAACAAGCCACTCAGGCTGGTCACTTCAATGAGTCAGAAATTGAATTATTAAAAAGCTGGAGAAAAGATCCTAGCAATTGGAACTCATAA
- a CDS encoding M14 family metallopeptidase yields the protein MKNYLSIALVFLLCSCGQKTQEEQTQETKEFVTPFEKGNGNQTATYEEVISFYEDLSAEFSSVEMEEIGSTDSGKPLHLISYSKNSIDWNSVNEDKIKILINNGIHPGESDGIDATMMLMRDLAVGNIDAPENLIFSAIAVYNVGGALNRNTSTRTNQNGPESYGFRGNARNYDLNRDFIKADSHNVLAFYDIYHQINPDIFIDNHVSNGADYQYTLTHLFTQHDKLGHEAGNYLHDQLQPELETRLEKRNLPITPYVNVWGSSPENGFSQFMDHPRYSTGYTSLWNTLGMMVETHMLKPYKDRVMGTKAIMEEMIAIGSENIETIKKVRSESFKSFSDDSYYAMNHKLNNAKADTLNFMGYEAVTTTSAVTGNDLMTYDRSQPFTKKTVYKNHFTGTDSISIPDYYVIPQGQWKVIELMRRNNIQMEFVTNDTTLTVTRYRIADYRTANNAYEGHYPHSNVRVEEHVEELRFRESDILIPTQQPGLRYILETLEPTGQDSFFKWNYFDTILQQKEGFSTYVFEATARSLLEENKTLQKEFDSIKKADEDFRKNNYRQLDWIHKRSPNYESAHLNYPIYKWNKQ from the coding sequence ATGAAGAATTATCTATCAATTGCTCTTGTATTTCTTTTGTGCTCTTGTGGCCAGAAAACTCAAGAAGAACAAACTCAAGAAACAAAAGAATTTGTAACACCGTTTGAAAAGGGTAATGGTAATCAGACCGCTACCTATGAAGAAGTTATATCTTTCTACGAAGACTTGAGTGCTGAGTTCTCTAGTGTTGAAATGGAAGAAATAGGATCTACTGATAGCGGTAAACCGCTACACCTTATCAGCTATTCTAAAAATTCAATTGACTGGAACAGCGTCAATGAAGATAAAATCAAAATTCTCATTAACAATGGTATTCATCCTGGCGAAAGCGATGGAATAGACGCCACTATGATGTTAATGAGAGATCTAGCTGTAGGTAACATAGACGCTCCAGAAAACTTAATTTTCAGTGCCATTGCTGTTTATAATGTAGGAGGTGCTTTAAATCGCAACACTTCTACAAGAACTAATCAAAATGGTCCAGAATCATATGGCTTTAGAGGTAATGCTCGCAACTACGATCTCAATAGAGATTTTATAAAGGCAGACTCCCATAACGTTCTTGCCTTTTATGACATCTATCACCAGATAAATCCAGACATTTTTATCGATAATCATGTAAGCAATGGAGCAGATTATCAATACACACTTACCCATTTATTTACACAGCATGATAAACTAGGACACGAAGCAGGTAACTATTTACATGATCAACTACAACCTGAACTAGAAACGAGATTAGAAAAAAGAAATTTACCTATCACACCTTATGTAAATGTCTGGGGTTCTTCACCAGAAAATGGATTCTCTCAATTTATGGATCATCCTAGATACTCAACCGGTTATACCAGTTTATGGAATACATTAGGAATGATGGTAGAAACGCATATGCTTAAACCCTATAAAGATCGAGTTATGGGAACTAAAGCTATTATGGAAGAAATGATTGCTATAGGTTCTGAAAACATAGAAACTATTAAAAAAGTGCGCTCAGAATCTTTTAAATCTTTTAGTGATGACTCGTATTATGCAATGAATCACAAACTCAATAATGCAAAAGCTGATACATTGAATTTCATGGGTTATGAAGCTGTGACAACTACCAGCGCTGTGACAGGAAATGACTTAATGACCTATGATCGTTCTCAACCATTTACTAAAAAAACAGTATATAAAAATCATTTTACTGGAACAGATAGCATTTCCATTCCTGACTATTATGTGATACCTCAAGGTCAGTGGAAAGTTATTGAATTGATGCGACGCAATAATATCCAGATGGAATTCGTGACAAATGATACCACTTTAACTGTTACTCGATATCGCATAGCCGACTATCGTACCGCAAATAATGCTTATGAAGGTCACTATCCTCACAGTAATGTAAGAGTTGAAGAGCATGTTGAGGAGTTACGCTTTCGCGAAAGCGATATCCTTATCCCAACCCAGCAACCAGGATTAAGATACATCCTAGAAACGCTGGAACCTACAGGCCAAGATTCCTTTTTTAAATGGAATTATTTTGACACTATTTTGCAACAAAAAGAAGGTTTTTCTACCTATGTTTTTGAAGCAACAGCTAGAAGCCTTTTAGAAGAAAATAAAACGCTGCAAAAAGAATTTGACTCCATTAAAAAAGCAGATGAAGACTTTAGAAAAAATAATTACCGACAATTAGATTGGATTCATAAGCGCAGTCCTAATTATGAATCTGCGCATTTAAATTACCCTATTTATAAATGGAACAAGCAATGA
- the radC gene encoding RadC family protein, which yields MDEDHAHFSIKEWSLNDRPREKLLHKGSSSLSEAELIAILIGSGTRKMSAVDLSRIIVNDAGNSLDTLGKKSLKDLMKYKGIGEAKAITIAAALELGKRRAMEMPVELPKITSSNDAFRIMQPILGELPHEEFWVMLLDNSHKVLEKKNISIGGITGTLVDTRLVFKKAIEAGAVAMVLSHNHPSGNLKPSMQDKALTIKLVEAGKLLDIKVLDHLIITQQGFYSFADEGLI from the coding sequence ATGGATGAAGATCATGCTCATTTTTCTATTAAGGAGTGGTCGTTAAATGACAGGCCACGAGAGAAATTACTTCATAAAGGAAGTTCCTCACTATCAGAAGCAGAGTTGATTGCTATTTTGATAGGTAGTGGGACTCGTAAAATGAGTGCTGTAGATTTAAGCCGTATCATCGTAAATGATGCTGGAAATTCTTTGGATACTTTAGGTAAAAAAAGTCTCAAAGATTTAATGAAATATAAAGGAATAGGTGAGGCAAAGGCTATTACTATCGCCGCTGCACTAGAATTAGGTAAGCGCAGAGCAATGGAAATGCCAGTAGAGCTTCCTAAGATCACCTCTTCTAATGATGCCTTTAGAATAATGCAGCCTATTTTAGGAGAATTGCCTCACGAAGAATTTTGGGTAATGTTACTCGATAACAGCCATAAAGTCTTAGAAAAGAAAAATATAAGTATAGGTGGTATTACAGGAACTCTCGTAGACACTCGGTTGGTCTTTAAAAAAGCGATCGAGGCAGGTGCTGTAGCCATGGTACTCTCTCATAATCACCCTAGTGGCAATTTAAAACCAAGTATGCAGGACAAAGCGCTCACCATAAAATTAGTGGAAGCAGGAAAATTACTAGACATAAAAGTACTCGATCACTTGATCATAACACAACAAGGTTTTTACAGCTTTGCAGACGAAGGACTGATCTAA
- a CDS encoding RluA family pseudouridine synthase produces MNKEIDHEDLEDQGKHEHYQFTAGSGQDPLRVDKYLMNFIENATRSKIQQGIKEGAVTVNGEIVKSNYKVKPHDDIRVSFDHPPHESLLIAEDIPLDIVYEDDHLVVVNKPAGMVVHPGHGNYSGTLINALIHHFENLPNNSSNRPGLVHRIDKDTSGLLVVAKTEEAMAYLSAQFAAKTSEREYIAIVWGNFTEKSGTVEGNIGRHPKNRLQNTVWLDDEAYKGKPAVTHYTVTEDLGYVSVISCRLETGRTHQIRVHMKYIGHTLFNDERYGGDRILKGTNFTKYKQFVDNCFKVLPRQALHARTLGFEHPHTKEWMSFTSVVPQDMVECIEKWRVYAENSKDM; encoded by the coding sequence ATGAATAAAGAAATAGACCACGAAGATTTAGAAGATCAAGGAAAACACGAGCATTATCAATTTACTGCTGGCAGTGGACAAGATCCATTGCGTGTGGATAAATACCTCATGAATTTTATTGAGAATGCAACACGTTCAAAAATACAGCAAGGGATAAAAGAAGGAGCAGTTACTGTAAATGGAGAAATAGTAAAATCTAATTATAAGGTGAAGCCTCATGATGATATACGAGTGTCATTTGATCATCCACCTCATGAATCACTTCTAATTGCTGAAGATATTCCTCTAGATATCGTGTATGAAGACGACCACCTTGTGGTTGTAAATAAGCCTGCAGGAATGGTAGTGCATCCTGGACATGGTAATTACTCTGGTACGTTGATAAACGCTCTTATTCATCATTTTGAAAATTTACCGAACAATTCTAGTAATAGACCTGGACTTGTTCATAGAATTGATAAAGATACGAGTGGCCTTTTAGTAGTGGCCAAAACGGAAGAGGCAATGGCCTATTTATCGGCTCAATTTGCTGCCAAAACCAGTGAAAGAGAGTATATCGCAATAGTTTGGGGTAATTTCACAGAGAAATCAGGAACTGTAGAAGGTAATATCGGGCGTCATCCTAAGAATAGATTACAAAATACGGTATGGTTAGATGATGAGGCCTACAAAGGCAAGCCTGCGGTGACTCATTACACGGTTACAGAAGATTTAGGTTATGTTTCAGTCATAAGCTGTCGACTAGAAACTGGGCGCACGCATCAGATACGTGTTCATATGAAATATATAGGTCATACCTTATTTAACGATGAGCGATATGGCGGTGATAGAATTCTCAAAGGAACTAACTTTACAAAGTACAAACAGTTTGTAGACAACTGTTTCAAGGTTTTGCCTCGTCAGGCGTTGCATGCTAGAACACTAGGTTTTGAGCATCCGCACACAAAAGAATGGATGAGTTTTACCAGCGTTGTTCCTCAGGATATGGTAGAATGTATTGAAAAGTGGCGCGTTTATGCAGAGAATTCTAAAGATATGTAG
- a CDS encoding NUDIX hydrolase gives MYKVFVKEVAIILTSDKSKFKDHHIFNIKKVDFQDLIEKIENKEIENVVLYSKSEKKLLKRLHKLAPIVIAGGGLVLNQNNDFLFIHRNGKWDLPKGKEEKGETIEETSIREVKEETGVKNLHITDYLGHTYHTFSRKGKVKLKLTHWFIMETDSNKKLKPQKKEGIDKAVWLNKEMATLALKESYANIRELFPDDMLINHSR, from the coding sequence ATGTATAAAGTTTTTGTGAAAGAGGTCGCCATAATCCTGACCTCTGATAAAAGCAAATTTAAAGATCATCATATCTTCAATATTAAAAAGGTAGATTTTCAAGATCTTATAGAAAAAATAGAAAACAAAGAAATAGAAAACGTTGTTCTATATTCTAAGAGTGAGAAAAAACTTCTGAAAAGGCTCCACAAGCTGGCTCCTATTGTTATTGCTGGTGGTGGGCTTGTGTTAAATCAAAATAATGACTTCTTGTTTATACATCGTAATGGCAAATGGGACTTACCTAAAGGGAAAGAAGAAAAAGGAGAAACCATCGAGGAAACCTCAATCAGAGAAGTAAAAGAGGAGACAGGTGTTAAAAATTTACACATCACAGATTACTTAGGGCATACCTATCATACTTTTTCAAGAAAAGGAAAGGTCAAGCTAAAACTGACGCATTGGTTTATCATGGAAACCGACTCAAACAAAAAGTTGAAACCACAAAAGAAAGAAGGCATCGATAAAGCGGTATGGCTCAATAAAGAAATGGCCACGCTAGCACTTAAAGAATCATACGCTAATATCAGAGAGCTTTTCCCTGACGATATGTTAATCAATCACTCGAGATAG
- a CDS encoding DUF7033 domain-containing protein produces the protein MILIYCSHITSRKEYIFKHIFKRLMLQDFKFTSDVSEFVSHSGVKFSYGSKPLGEELFIWSQGLLDESGIDDYEIEYHKWEDLPVFFKAPGNSTIPFDIFAASFYLLSRYEEYLPQVKDDLGRYSAKESVAVKGNFIMMPLVDLWVRKFLILINRSFDVSLKREQKFNTTVAIEVSSFYKYTSRGIIDNVLMLWQHLRRFKLRHFVQQILVLFGIKTDPYDNYERLIEIIRSKWSYKRKSIVSKDDMIFFFHLGSYNRMDNGTVYRYREYRESIKKIGDYVDIGLRYSFYCNDKELKSQSKKYEEISNRPLRKTMAAYSKIVTPGHYKRLVETEKLEDYSMGYETMPGFRASTSHPFYFYDLDYEVQTPLLIHPYALHYKSISGNMLNGQKQIVRQLKQRVIEVSGSFIVMFDYSQFEKGLKSHATTLLEYIYEKEI, from the coding sequence ATGATATTAATTTATTGTTCTCATATCACCTCTCGTAAAGAGTATATCTTTAAACATATATTCAAGCGACTGATGTTGCAAGATTTCAAGTTCACCTCAGATGTAAGTGAGTTTGTTAGTCATTCTGGTGTTAAATTTAGTTATGGATCAAAACCACTAGGAGAGGAGCTGTTTATATGGTCTCAAGGTTTACTCGATGAAAGCGGCATCGATGATTATGAGATCGAATATCATAAATGGGAAGATCTTCCAGTATTTTTTAAAGCGCCTGGTAATAGCACAATTCCATTTGATATTTTTGCTGCTTCTTTCTACTTATTATCTAGGTATGAAGAATATTTACCACAAGTTAAGGATGATTTAGGTCGTTACAGCGCAAAAGAAAGTGTAGCAGTAAAAGGCAATTTTATTATGATGCCTTTGGTGGATTTATGGGTAAGAAAATTTTTAATTCTTATTAATCGCAGCTTTGACGTGAGCCTTAAAAGAGAACAGAAATTCAATACAACGGTAGCAATTGAAGTTTCTTCTTTTTATAAATATACAAGTCGTGGTATTATTGATAATGTTTTAATGCTGTGGCAACATTTAAGGAGATTTAAATTAAGACACTTCGTCCAGCAAATTTTAGTTCTTTTTGGAATTAAAACTGACCCTTATGATAACTATGAACGATTAATAGAGATTATAAGATCAAAATGGAGCTATAAAAGAAAGTCTATTGTCTCTAAAGACGATATGATTTTTTTCTTTCACTTAGGCAGCTACAATCGTATGGATAATGGAACGGTTTATAGATATAGAGAGTATAGAGAATCCATCAAGAAAATAGGGGATTATGTGGACATAGGTTTACGGTATTCTTTCTATTGCAACGATAAAGAGCTGAAATCTCAAAGTAAAAAGTATGAGGAGATCTCTAATAGGCCTTTGAGAAAAACTATGGCAGCTTATTCAAAAATTGTTACTCCTGGACATTATAAACGTCTTGTAGAAACTGAAAAGTTAGAAGATTATAGTATGGGTTATGAAACGATGCCAGGCTTTAGAGCAAGTACGAGTCATCCATTTTATTTCTATGACTTAGATTATGAGGTTCAAACTCCTTTACTAATTCATCCTTACGCATTGCATTATAAGAGTATCTCAGGAAACATGCTCAACGGACAAAAACAAATTGTGCGACAGTTAAAACAAAGAGTGATTGAAGTTTCTGGTTCTTTTATTGTGATGTTTGATTATAGTCAATTTGAAAAAGGTTTAAAGAGTCACGCGACTACACTACTAGAATACATTTATGAAAAAGAAATTTAA
- the coaD gene encoding pantetheine-phosphate adenylyltransferase, producing the protein MKRAVFPGSFDPITLGHYDIIERGLGLFDEIIIAIGINADKKYMFSLEERKRFIEESFGSDVKIKVMTYSGLTIDFCKEQDAAFILRGLRNPADFEFEKAIAHTNRKLSEIETVFLLTSSGKSYISSSIVRDVIRNNGDYTSLVPNSVRI; encoded by the coding sequence ATGAAAAGAGCTGTTTTTCCTGGAAGTTTTGACCCTATAACTTTGGGACATTACGATATTATAGAAAGAGGTTTAGGACTTTTTGATGAAATAATTATTGCAATAGGTATAAATGCCGATAAGAAGTACATGTTTTCTCTTGAAGAACGCAAGCGATTTATTGAAGAGTCATTTGGCAGCGATGTCAAAATTAAAGTTATGACTTATTCTGGTCTCACTATCGACTTTTGTAAAGAACAAGACGCCGCTTTTATATTAAGAGGCTTGCGCAATCCTGCCGATTTTGAGTTTGAAAAAGCCATTGCACATACTAATAGAAAACTATCTGAGATTGAAACAGTATTTTTACTTACTAGCTCTGGCAAAAGTTATATCTCATCATCCATTGTAAGAGATGTCATTAGAAATAATGGAGACTACACTAGTTTAGTACCTAATTCTGTAAGAATATAA
- the rsfS gene encoding ribosome silencing factor — protein sequence MIKENVSADALIAQIVAGIEDVKGKDITILDLREIENTVTSYFVICNGSSNTQVNAISSSIQRKVSKELQENAWHVEGESQGEWVLMDYVNVVVHVFQTQIREYYDLEELWGDAKITVIESAY from the coding sequence ATGATTAAAGAAAATGTTTCTGCTGATGCGCTCATTGCACAAATCGTTGCCGGCATTGAGGATGTAAAAGGAAAAGACATCACTATACTAGACCTTAGAGAAATTGAAAATACAGTAACCAGTTACTTTGTTATATGTAATGGTAGTTCAAATACTCAAGTTAATGCTATTTCTAGCTCTATTCAGAGAAAAGTGAGTAAAGAGTTGCAAGAAAATGCATGGCACGTAGAAGGTGAAAGCCAAGGAGAATGGGTTCTAATGGACTACGTTAATGTAGTGGTTCATGTTTTCCAAACACAAATTAGAGAATATTACGATTTAGAAGAGCTTTGGGGTGATGCAAAAATCACCGTTATAGAAAGTGCTTATTAA
- the yaaA gene encoding peroxide stress protein YaaA, whose product MKILLSPAKSLDYETKLPTSRGTQSLFSEDAIKINAKLERMSKKEVGELMHISDKLADLNYQRYKEFEEDFTKENARPAIYAFAGDVYTGFDAYSLDTDYLDFAQDSLRILSGMYGYLRPLDLLQPYRLEMGTSLPIERNKNLYEYWKDKVTPRLNKEIDKDELLVNLASNEYFKVIDKKNQEGKLITPVFKDYKNGKLKVISFFAKKARGSMARYLVENKIDSLDGIKNFAVDDYKFSESETVKENEPVFVR is encoded by the coding sequence ATGAAAATCTTACTTTCACCAGCAAAATCATTAGATTATGAAACTAAATTGCCTACTTCAAGAGGTACGCAATCTCTATTTTCAGAAGATGCGATCAAGATCAATGCAAAACTGGAGCGTATGAGTAAAAAGGAAGTCGGAGAGCTCATGCATATTTCTGATAAACTCGCCGATTTAAATTACCAGCGTTATAAAGAGTTTGAAGAGGATTTCACTAAAGAAAACGCACGTCCCGCCATTTATGCTTTTGCAGGAGATGTTTATACTGGTTTTGATGCTTATAGTCTCGACACAGATTATTTAGACTTTGCACAAGACTCACTTCGCATTTTATCAGGTATGTATGGTTATTTAAGACCCTTAGATTTACTACAGCCATATCGATTAGAGATGGGTACGTCTTTGCCTATAGAGAGAAATAAAAATCTTTATGAATACTGGAAGGACAAAGTGACACCAAGATTAAATAAGGAGATCGATAAAGATGAATTACTAGTCAATCTAGCAAGTAATGAATATTTCAAGGTGATCGATAAAAAAAATCAGGAAGGAAAATTAATTACTCCTGTATTTAAAGATTACAAAAATGGAAAGCTTAAAGTTATTTCATTTTTTGCCAAAAAAGCCAGAGGTAGTATGGCAAGATATCTTGTAGAGAATAAAATCGATTCTTTAGATGGTATCAAAAACTTTGCTGTAGACGATTATAAATTTTCAGAAAGCGAAACCGTTAAGGAAAATGAGCCTGTTTTTGTGAGATAA
- a CDS encoding biotin--[acetyl-CoA-carboxylase] ligase, producing the protein MNIVKLHATTSTNDELKSRFRESELPHLTTIYTMEQTRGKGQQGATWVSEKGKNLTFSVLIKENLQKLSPFKLNQVISVTIVEWLKDELQIQSKIKWPNDILSVRHKLCGILIENVFAKDKMAYSIIGIGLNVNQEEFVDLPKAISLKQITNREFDLEELLISFLEHLKKNLRNPLQIAQNYNKYLFNYQQFTSFNSSSGTIEGIVKGTDLDGKLILEVQGEQKAFDLKELQWVY; encoded by the coding sequence TTGAACATAGTCAAATTACATGCCACTACATCTACAAATGATGAGTTGAAATCTCGCTTTCGCGAAAGCGAATTGCCACATCTTACCACTATCTATACTATGGAGCAAACTAGAGGTAAAGGTCAACAAGGTGCAACATGGGTTTCTGAAAAAGGTAAAAACTTGACGTTTAGTGTTTTAATTAAGGAAAACTTACAGAAGCTTTCACCTTTTAAATTAAACCAAGTGATCTCTGTCACGATAGTCGAGTGGTTAAAGGACGAATTACAAATACAGTCAAAAATTAAGTGGCCTAACGACATACTGTCAGTGCGTCATAAGTTGTGTGGAATTCTAATAGAAAACGTGTTTGCAAAAGATAAAATGGCTTATTCTATAATTGGGATAGGTCTCAATGTAAATCAAGAGGAATTTGTTGATTTACCAAAAGCCATTTCTTTAAAACAAATCACTAATCGTGAATTTGACCTTGAAGAGTTGCTGATAAGTTTTCTAGAGCATCTTAAAAAGAATTTGCGCAACCCATTACAGATTGCGCAAAATTATAATAAGTATCTATTTAATTATCAACAGTTTACTTCCTTTAATTCCTCTTCTGGTACAATAGAAGGAATTGTAAAAGGAACTGATCTCGATGGTAAACTAATACTAGAAGTACAAGGAGAACAAAAGGCTTTTGATCTCAAAGAATTGCAATGGGTGTATTAG